In one Halorhodospira halophila genomic region, the following are encoded:
- a CDS encoding lysophospholipid acyltransferase family protein, producing MSLARRVRAALILALALVHLLLGGLWVTGASLLSRRLGRHAAALWNRILMALMRVRLHRHGRPQRGALLVANHLSWLDIVALFALVPDTFLSKAELRDWPIVGRVARNLGTLFIGRGHSGAAQRAAGEMAERLRRGDAVIFFPEGRISTEFGIQPFRPRLFRAAHEADSAVQPVAIGYRPRHRGDDLGELVPERRMLDSAWWAAGHGVEVHIHFLDPIPAAERDRRQLADEARKRIADRAGLPLLGRTPANGEH from the coding sequence ATGAGCTTGGCCCGCCGCGTACGGGCGGCCCTGATCCTCGCCTTGGCCCTCGTCCACCTACTCCTCGGCGGGCTGTGGGTCACCGGGGCCAGCCTGCTCTCGCGGCGGCTCGGGCGCCACGCGGCGGCCCTGTGGAACCGGATCCTCATGGCCCTGATGCGCGTCCGCCTTCACCGGCACGGTCGCCCGCAGCGCGGCGCCCTCCTGGTGGCCAACCACCTCTCCTGGCTGGACATCGTTGCCCTGTTCGCCCTGGTGCCGGACACCTTCCTGAGCAAGGCGGAGCTGCGCGACTGGCCGATTGTCGGCCGCGTGGCCCGCAACCTCGGCACCCTGTTCATCGGCCGCGGCCACAGCGGCGCAGCGCAGCGGGCCGCCGGCGAGATGGCCGAGCGGCTGCGCCGGGGCGATGCCGTGATCTTCTTCCCCGAGGGCCGGATCAGCACCGAATTCGGCATCCAGCCGTTCCGCCCGCGGCTGTTCCGTGCCGCCCACGAGGCCGACTCCGCAGTGCAGCCGGTGGCCATCGGCTACCGTCCGCGCCACCGCGGTGACGATCTGGGGGAACTGGTGCCGGAGCGTCGCATGCTGGACAGCGCCTGGTGGGCGGCCGGCCACGGGGTGGAGGTCCACATCCACTTCCTGGACCCCATCCCGGCCGCGGAGCGGGACCGCCGGCAGCTGGCCGACGAGGCGCGCAAACGGATCGCCGATCGGGCGGGGCTGCCGCTGCTCGGGCGGACGCCGGCCAACGGCGAACACTAG
- a CDS encoding porin — protein MGVIRTGRRRPASGWRLLAALPLLAPAAPCIAGNPVAAAEIDWSVYGRADVSVDYYSGGGYAAGDLASNSSRLGLRVGHTLETGLTVYGRLERTLDYNRGDGADLAPRDTYLGLTGAWGTLRLGYMDTAVKDIRSRVDLFGSQLGNARNVLRAGHRPHFDQRFPNAVRYSSPEQPGWGVDLQGSFDWDGEEDDDEAFPADDNERTAVSSALRYSGERVWVAVGYERVAGRAGAVRSADALRLGLDWQATEALRVTALGQATRDAYAVDDADYSDAAAYGAGLLYALEDDLDLRLQYYTLDVDASGHGARLVSVGPIFHASERLRLYATATYLSNDDDSRLVPWEVGRTAGPSGEDAKIGSGRSAWAVGSGVRMDF, from the coding sequence ATGGGAGTGATCCGCACGGGGCGTCGGCGCCCCGCATCCGGCTGGCGTCTGCTCGCCGCGCTGCCCCTGCTGGCGCCGGCGGCGCCGTGTATCGCCGGCAATCCGGTGGCGGCCGCAGAGATCGATTGGTCGGTCTACGGCCGTGCCGACGTCAGCGTTGATTACTACAGCGGCGGCGGTTACGCCGCCGGCGACTTGGCTAGCAACTCCTCCCGGTTGGGGCTGCGCGTTGGTCACACCCTGGAGACCGGACTGACGGTCTACGGCCGCCTGGAGCGCACCCTGGACTACAATCGCGGCGACGGCGCCGACCTGGCTCCCCGGGATACCTACTTGGGGCTGACCGGGGCGTGGGGGACGCTGCGGCTGGGCTACATGGACACGGCGGTTAAGGACATCCGCAGCCGCGTGGATCTCTTCGGCAGTCAGTTGGGCAATGCCCGCAACGTGCTGCGCGCTGGCCATAGGCCCCACTTTGATCAGCGCTTTCCCAATGCGGTCCGCTACAGCTCGCCGGAGCAGCCCGGCTGGGGCGTCGACCTGCAGGGGAGCTTCGATTGGGACGGAGAAGAAGACGACGATGAGGCCTTCCCGGCGGACGACAACGAACGCACCGCCGTCAGCAGTGCCCTGCGCTACAGCGGCGAGCGCGTCTGGGTCGCGGTGGGCTACGAGCGGGTGGCCGGCCGCGCGGGAGCGGTGCGCAGTGCTGATGCCCTCCGGCTGGGTCTGGATTGGCAGGCCACCGAGGCCCTGCGGGTGACCGCGCTGGGGCAGGCGACCCGGGATGCCTACGCGGTTGATGACGCTGATTACAGCGACGCCGCTGCCTACGGCGCGGGGCTGCTCTATGCCCTTGAGGACGATCTGGACCTGCGCCTGCAGTACTACACCCTGGACGTGGATGCCTCCGGTCACGGGGCCCGACTGGTCTCCGTCGGCCCGATTTTCCACGCAAGCGAGCGGCTGCGCCTCTACGCCACCGCTACCTATCTGAGCAACGACGACGACTCGCGGTTGGTTCCCTGGGAGGTCGGCCGGACCGCCGGCCCTAGCGGCGAGGATGCGAAAATCGGATCAGGCCGCTCGGCTTGGGCGGTGGGCTCCGGCGTACGCATGGATTTCTAG
- the lgt gene encoding prolipoprotein diacylglyceryl transferase, giving the protein MLVYPDIDPVAIQLGPVAIHWYGLMYVVGFLAAWGLGRWRARRPDSPVTGQQVDDLVFFGALGVIVGAKLGYHLFYNLDGLAADPLALLRLWEGGMSFHGGLLGVTAALGVYAWRYRIPLLGLTDFAAPLVPIGLGAGRLGNFINGELWGRPSEVPWAMVYPPLGDEARHPSQLYQMGLEGIALFVLLWWFSARPRARGAVTGLFLTAYGGFRAFVEFFRMPDAHIGYLAFGWLTLGQVLTLPMILGGVALLLWAWRRPGAAA; this is encoded by the coding sequence ATGCTCGTCTATCCCGATATCGACCCGGTCGCCATCCAGCTCGGGCCGGTGGCCATCCACTGGTACGGCCTGATGTACGTCGTCGGCTTCCTTGCCGCCTGGGGGCTGGGGCGCTGGCGGGCGCGTCGGCCGGACAGCCCGGTGACCGGGCAGCAGGTGGACGACTTGGTCTTCTTCGGCGCCCTGGGGGTGATTGTCGGCGCCAAGCTCGGCTACCACCTCTTCTACAACCTGGATGGCCTCGCCGCCGACCCGCTCGCCTTGCTGAGGCTCTGGGAAGGCGGCATGTCCTTCCACGGCGGGCTCCTCGGGGTCACCGCCGCGCTGGGGGTCTACGCCTGGCGCTACCGGATCCCGCTGCTGGGTCTGACCGATTTCGCCGCGCCGCTGGTGCCCATCGGCCTCGGCGCCGGGCGGCTGGGCAACTTCATCAACGGCGAGCTGTGGGGCCGGCCCTCCGAGGTCCCCTGGGCCATGGTCTATCCGCCCCTGGGCGACGAGGCGCGCCACCCCTCGCAGCTCTATCAGATGGGGCTGGAGGGGATCGCCCTGTTCGTGCTGCTGTGGTGGTTCTCCGCCCGACCGCGGGCCCGCGGGGCGGTCACCGGTCTGTTCCTGACGGCGTACGGGGGCTTCCGCGCCTTCGTCGAGTTCTTCCGCATGCCGGATGCGCACATCGGCTACCTCGCCTTTGGCTGGCTGACCCTGGGCCAGGTCCTCACCCTGCCCATGATCCTCGGCGGGGTGGCGCTGCTGCTCTGGGCCTGGCGGCGCCCGGGCGCGGCCGCCTGA